One stretch of Labrenzia sp. CE80 DNA includes these proteins:
- a CDS encoding tripartite tricarboxylate transporter substrate binding protein — protein sequence MLKKTIKMTSSVMVAAGMALGLSSGIAQAEFPEKPITMVIPLGAGGSHDLNARVVTSIIPSYINQAMIVRLTPGAGGQKGTQEVANAAADGYTLLFTHNYIDMLQQHVETLPYDPGADFKPVARINYAPIAVVVNADSPYQTFEELIAASKENPGGIQMAHSGNWGALFVPAAQVMKALDVSWNLVPYQGGGPAMQALLSGDADVTMGFPSALAPQLAAGKVRVLATAGAERIYDDVPTMAEVGVEGDVGFMHRVVLTPSDTPDEVVEQLTAAFKSLADDKTFVRMMGRLGENVDILDGPTYEAMRKEQSVAYKDLVEKLTSQ from the coding sequence ATGTTGAAGAAGACCATCAAGATGACCTCGTCGGTCATGGTCGCTGCAGGTATGGCACTTGGTTTGTCGTCCGGCATCGCCCAAGCCGAATTCCCGGAAAAGCCGATCACGATGGTGATTCCGCTTGGTGCCGGTGGTTCGCATGATTTGAACGCGCGCGTTGTGACGTCCATCATCCCGAGCTACATCAACCAGGCAATGATCGTTCGTTTGACGCCTGGTGCGGGTGGTCAGAAGGGTACACAGGAAGTCGCAAATGCAGCGGCAGATGGCTATACCCTTCTTTTCACGCATAACTACATCGACATGCTTCAGCAGCACGTTGAGACCCTGCCTTATGATCCGGGCGCTGACTTCAAGCCAGTCGCACGTATCAACTATGCACCGATCGCAGTTGTCGTGAATGCAGACAGCCCTTATCAGACATTTGAGGAACTCATTGCTGCGTCCAAGGAAAATCCAGGTGGAATCCAGATGGCGCATTCTGGAAACTGGGGTGCTCTCTTCGTACCTGCTGCCCAGGTCATGAAAGCTCTGGATGTTTCCTGGAACCTTGTTCCTTACCAAGGTGGTGGCCCTGCTATGCAAGCGCTGCTTTCTGGTGATGCAGATGTCACGATGGGTTTCCCATCAGCATTGGCGCCACAGCTTGCTGCGGGCAAAGTACGCGTGCTGGCAACAGCCGGCGCTGAGCGCATCTATGACGATGTGCCGACCATGGCTGAAGTTGGGGTCGAGGGCGACGTTGGGTTCATGCACCGTGTCGTGCTGACACCGTCCGATACGCCTGATGAGGTTGTCGAACAACTGACCGCTGCATTCAAGTCTTTGGCAGACGACAAAACCTTCGTACGCATGATGGGTCGCCTTGGCGAAAACGTCGATATCTTGGATGGCCCGACCTACGAAGCCATGCGTAAAGAGCAGAGCGTTGCCTATAAGGACCTCGTCGAAAAGCTGACGAGCCAGTAA
- a CDS encoding antibiotic biosynthesis monooxygenase encodes MHNLSKSITGVAAALLLFASTGAQADVKLQDGTILSDKPTFIVTYVETDVASTDAAKKLIQDQVANSKSENGNLRFEAVQRIGQGNHFVILEAWDGPESRSAHAASDHTIAFRNALEPMLYAPYDERPHVGLGAADPSTLPAGDDKTIYVITHADIIPPEQFAPCDRQVDANGPCGNEMMTGLAEFGRTHDGNMRFDILTQSNRGNHMSVVEMWDSAASQAAHQITPEKKAFRNELSGIPAAGGVNEDPQFVLNMLTGSLYDERLYTLIGN; translated from the coding sequence ATGCATAACCTTTCTAAATCAATTACGGGAGTTGCTGCGGCGTTGCTTTTGTTCGCAAGCACGGGCGCACAGGCCGATGTTAAACTACAGGATGGCACAATCCTGTCTGACAAGCCGACCTTCATTGTGACCTATGTTGAGACTGATGTTGCAAGCACTGATGCTGCAAAGAAATTAATCCAAGATCAGGTCGCGAACAGCAAGTCAGAGAACGGAAACTTGCGCTTCGAAGCTGTGCAACGCATTGGGCAGGGAAATCACTTCGTTATCCTGGAAGCATGGGATGGCCCTGAGTCGCGATCCGCTCACGCTGCTTCAGACCACACCATTGCTTTCCGCAATGCACTGGAGCCGATGCTCTATGCACCCTATGATGAACGCCCGCATGTTGGTCTTGGTGCCGCTGATCCGTCAACGTTGCCCGCAGGTGACGACAAGACAATCTATGTCATCACACATGCCGACATCATTCCGCCTGAGCAGTTTGCACCTTGCGATCGGCAGGTGGATGCCAACGGTCCTTGCGGCAACGAAATGATGACCGGACTTGCCGAATTCGGACGCACTCATGACGGCAATATGCGTTTTGATATTCTGACGCAGTCTAACCGTGGTAACCACATGAGCGTTGTTGAAATGTGGGACAGTGCGGCTTCGCAGGCAGCTCATCAGATCACACCGGAAAAGAAGGCTTTCCGCAATGAGCTGTCCGGTATTCCGGCAGCAGGTGGTGTGAATGAGGATCCGCAGTTTGTTCTCAACATGCTGACCGGCAGCCTCTATGACGAGCGCCTTTATACGTTGATCGGAAACTAA
- a CDS encoding Ldh family oxidoreductase, which produces MPNLTSNISAESLRSFIKRCFLACDFPEYNAQVAADLMTQADLNGQDGHGVFRLPQYVNRILSGGMNVDPKFRVIEERTATALLDGDNGLGHLVMHHATQMAMNKAETTGISWVGARHSNHAGPASLYAMMPLKKDMIGIYVAVGSANHLPPWGGTEMLLSTNPIAIAVPSGQNPPIVLDMATTVAAYGKVKTAAQRGETIPEGWMIDKEGNPLTDPTRASEGFLLPIGGPKGYGLALIFGILAGTLNGAAFGQDVVDFNADSKTTTNTGHFVIALDIKAFTDPAKFRADIDRIWDQMKSSPKLPGVEEIRLPGERLARIKSERSASGIPIAPALKSQLDKLAEKLGITPL; this is translated from the coding sequence TTGCCCAATCTAACATCCAATATCTCAGCAGAATCTCTTAGATCCTTCATAAAACGTTGTTTTCTCGCCTGCGACTTTCCTGAATACAACGCCCAGGTCGCAGCTGATTTAATGACACAAGCCGACTTGAACGGACAGGATGGGCATGGCGTCTTTCGATTGCCTCAGTACGTCAATCGCATCTTGTCTGGCGGCATGAATGTCGACCCGAAATTTCGCGTTATCGAGGAGCGCACAGCGACCGCACTGCTCGATGGAGACAACGGCCTCGGACATCTTGTGATGCATCACGCGACCCAGATGGCGATGAACAAGGCGGAAACCACCGGCATCAGCTGGGTCGGCGCGCGTCACTCGAACCACGCCGGTCCCGCATCTCTTTACGCGATGATGCCGCTGAAAAAGGACATGATCGGAATTTACGTCGCAGTTGGAAGCGCCAATCATCTTCCACCCTGGGGTGGCACTGAGATGTTGTTGAGCACCAACCCGATCGCGATCGCGGTTCCCTCTGGTCAAAACCCACCGATCGTTCTGGATATGGCGACCACGGTCGCCGCCTATGGAAAGGTCAAAACGGCGGCGCAACGGGGCGAAACAATCCCTGAAGGCTGGATGATAGACAAAGAAGGCAACCCTCTGACCGATCCGACCCGCGCATCTGAAGGTTTTCTTCTCCCCATTGGCGGCCCCAAAGGCTATGGCCTGGCCTTGATTTTCGGAATTTTGGCAGGAACCTTGAACGGCGCGGCCTTTGGACAAGACGTGGTAGACTTCAACGCAGACAGCAAAACCACCACTAATACCGGTCATTTCGTCATTGCTCTCGACATCAAGGCCTTCACCGATCCGGCCAAATTCCGTGCAGACATCGATCGTATTTGGGACCAAATGAAGTCATCTCCCAAACTACCGGGAGTGGAAGAAATCAGACTTCCAGGAGAAAGACTTGCCCGTATCAAAAGCGAACGCTCCGCTTCTGGCATCCCCATCGCACCAGCGCTGAAATCGCAACTGGACAAGCTCGCGGAGAAACTGGGCATCACCCCTCTCTAA
- a CDS encoding cupin domain-containing protein, protein MTDGITVTYDEISPFSRGDGVETRLMVGKGNAPETPFTTGTTAFPAGSAAPLHSHNCAEQVTILEGQADAMIGGEIVQLGAMDTTFVPANVPHYFRNSGAGRLVILWIYGARDVTRTFTDSGETVPHMSPRDQV, encoded by the coding sequence ATGACCGACGGTATTACCGTTACGTACGATGAGATTTCCCCTTTCAGCAGAGGGGATGGGGTTGAAACCCGGTTAATGGTTGGCAAGGGAAACGCGCCAGAAACGCCGTTTACCACCGGCACAACCGCGTTTCCTGCAGGCTCGGCTGCGCCTTTGCACAGCCACAACTGCGCTGAGCAAGTGACCATCCTCGAGGGGCAGGCCGATGCCATGATTGGCGGAGAAATCGTCCAGCTTGGTGCGATGGACACGACGTTCGTCCCCGCAAATGTTCCACACTACTTTCGCAATTCGGGCGCGGGCAGATTGGTGATCCTGTGGATCTATGGTGCCAGAGACGTCACGCGGACCTTCACTGATAGTGGTGAGACGGTCCCCCATATGTCTCCTAGAGATCAGGTGTGA
- a CDS encoding FCD domain-containing protein: protein MRSWIANSGLGVGAKLPPERDLSGTLGISRTELRKALLLLEVEGSVERRVGSGTFLTRLPEKKNDVSIAGSTAALSECTGPYEAMMARLALEPELARMAALHATPQQLRKLRSLCADMKSSRNWTEYEKLDAAFHDVVASASGNSLLHELFKIVNGVRLVVVWRRLDTSQTVPPSDYHSFDEHDAIVSALERRASGDARKAMQSHLQTTLNAMTSE, encoded by the coding sequence TTGCGGTCCTGGATCGCGAACTCCGGCTTGGGCGTGGGCGCGAAGCTTCCGCCTGAACGGGACCTGTCCGGCACGCTCGGAATAAGTCGCACGGAGTTGCGCAAGGCGCTTCTGCTTCTAGAGGTGGAGGGGAGTGTGGAGCGCCGGGTGGGGAGCGGTACTTTTCTCACACGTTTGCCTGAAAAGAAGAATGACGTTTCCATTGCGGGCAGTACAGCGGCCCTGTCAGAGTGCACAGGTCCGTATGAAGCAATGATGGCGCGATTAGCCCTGGAGCCCGAACTGGCGAGAATGGCGGCACTTCATGCGACGCCTCAACAACTGCGCAAATTACGTAGCTTGTGCGCTGACATGAAGTCGAGCCGCAACTGGACTGAATACGAGAAACTCGATGCGGCCTTTCACGACGTTGTTGCCAGTGCGTCGGGAAACTCCTTGCTTCATGAGCTCTTCAAAATTGTGAATGGGGTGAGGCTCGTGGTGGTTTGGAGGCGCTTGGATACCTCGCAAACTGTTCCCCCGTCCGACTACCATTCCTTCGACGAGCATGACGCAATTGTCTCTGCATTGGAGCGGCGCGCAAGCGGAGATGCACGCAAGGCAATGCAGTCACATTTACAGACCACCTTGAATGCGATGACATCGGAATAG
- a CDS encoding Gfo/Idh/MocA family oxidoreductase, producing the protein MRQVEAAVIGTGWCGGIRAESLAKSALVDKLHICEIKPERLAEVKALTNPATATTDYQDIIKNPAIEVVYISTTPEGSHYPIARDCLKAGKHVLLEKPIALELWEADELISISRKNNLKFTIGYSQRFNSKIAYAKKSITEGKLGKVVNVMVSRHLSRNLGKKIANRVKLSPVAMESTHDLDFVMWLLAPAKPVKVYSQGAYGYMKELNGSYDCMWSTVTMDDGTLVVVGGGWNLPPSYPNYCGTWIEITGTEGALILDDTSRDNWLNTVANGTEYPMSTMPGEHVDHMFAGQMGPETIHFLESVLMDTAPMVAPEHARMVMETYSAADISAEVGEPISLPLSNHSLAMLADMKAAK; encoded by the coding sequence ATGAGACAGGTCGAAGCCGCTGTCATTGGTACAGGTTGGTGTGGGGGAATTCGCGCCGAGTCACTTGCGAAATCGGCGCTCGTTGACAAGCTGCACATTTGCGAAATCAAGCCCGAGCGTCTGGCGGAAGTGAAGGCTCTGACCAATCCTGCGACTGCGACGACTGACTATCAGGATATCATCAAGAACCCGGCGATCGAAGTTGTCTACATTTCGACCACTCCGGAAGGGTCCCATTATCCCATTGCACGCGATTGCCTGAAAGCCGGGAAGCATGTGCTTCTGGAAAAGCCGATCGCACTTGAGCTTTGGGAAGCTGATGAGCTGATTTCGATCTCTCGCAAAAACAATCTCAAGTTTACGATTGGATATTCCCAGCGCTTCAACTCGAAAATCGCCTACGCGAAAAAATCGATCACCGAGGGCAAACTCGGCAAGGTTGTCAATGTGATGGTGAGCAGACACCTGTCGCGCAATCTCGGCAAGAAAATCGCAAATCGAGTGAAACTCTCGCCTGTTGCTATGGAATCGACCCACGATCTGGATTTTGTCATGTGGCTGTTGGCCCCGGCCAAGCCAGTGAAAGTGTATTCTCAAGGAGCCTACGGTTACATGAAGGAACTGAACGGTTCCTATGACTGTATGTGGTCAACCGTCACGATGGACGACGGAACCTTGGTTGTTGTCGGAGGTGGTTGGAACTTGCCGCCGAGCTATCCGAACTACTGCGGAACCTGGATCGAAATCACAGGCACCGAAGGAGCCCTGATCCTGGATGACACATCGCGAGACAACTGGCTGAACACGGTCGCCAATGGGACCGAGTATCCCATGTCGACGATGCCGGGTGAGCATGTCGATCATATGTTCGCGGGTCAAATGGGTCCAGAAACGATCCACTTTCTGGAATCGGTCCTGATGGATACTGCCCCGATGGTGGCTCCCGAACACGCGCGGATGGTGATGGAAACCTATTCTGCTGCTGATATCTCTGCCGAGGTCGGAGAGCCAATCAGCCTGCCGCTTTCAAACCATTCCCTTGCCATGCTGGCGGATATGAAAGCTGCAAAATGA
- a CDS encoding NAD(P)-dependent oxidoreductase — translation MTQAVAVVGLGQMGRGIARNLDKAGVLVAASDVQEEAFEAADFSGNVSFDVGQALVDKADIILCVVPSSDEIGLALRGCVAGSNQIIVDLTTSDPAKSQILAGELAALGFSYLDAAMTGGAAGADAGALTLMVGGDAESLAAIRPVLDLIADQVFHLGAVGSGHAMKLVHNMILHSNFLATCEGLRLAERAGLDLNKAVNVLNAGNARSFVSEVRFPRDILNGTMNARSVVANLEKDLGMAMSFAAKMEASVPYGSMTSNILSHAVSTGHGATDFSWLFPLYEELVQSPGDEDDR, via the coding sequence ATGACCCAGGCGGTCGCAGTCGTCGGTTTGGGTCAGATGGGCCGTGGAATTGCGCGGAATCTGGATAAAGCCGGTGTGCTGGTTGCTGCTTCAGATGTGCAGGAAGAGGCATTTGAAGCCGCTGACTTTTCGGGCAATGTCTCGTTTGATGTCGGTCAGGCTCTGGTGGACAAGGCCGACATCATCTTGTGTGTGGTCCCTTCGAGCGATGAAATCGGCCTTGCGTTACGTGGGTGCGTTGCCGGTTCAAACCAAATCATCGTTGATTTGACCACGTCGGACCCCGCCAAGAGTCAAATTCTGGCGGGGGAGCTCGCCGCACTTGGCTTTAGCTATCTCGATGCCGCGATGACAGGTGGGGCAGCTGGAGCCGACGCGGGAGCGCTGACATTGATGGTCGGTGGGGACGCTGAGAGTTTGGCGGCCATCCGCCCGGTGCTGGATCTAATTGCCGATCAGGTCTTCCACCTAGGTGCGGTGGGGTCCGGCCATGCAATGAAGCTGGTTCACAATATGATCCTGCACAGCAACTTCCTTGCGACTTGTGAAGGGCTGCGACTTGCCGAACGTGCCGGTCTCGATTTGAACAAAGCCGTCAACGTCTTGAACGCCGGAAATGCCCGAAGCTTCGTTAGCGAGGTGCGGTTTCCCCGCGATATTTTGAATGGCACAATGAATGCGCGATCAGTGGTGGCTAATCTTGAAAAGGATTTGGGCATGGCGATGTCATTTGCCGCCAAGATGGAGGCGTCCGTTCCCTACGGTTCAATGACGTCCAATATTTTGTCCCATGCAGTCTCCACCGGTCACGGGGCTACGGATTTCTCATGGCTCTTTCCATTGTATGAAGAGCTTGTTCAAAGTCCCGGAGATGAAGATGATCGATAG